From Desulfovibrio sp. TomC, a single genomic window includes:
- a CDS encoding nucleotidyltransferase domain-containing protein, with amino-acid sequence MDRTHIQTVADTIAKAFAPNRIILFGSHARGEAGPESDLDLYVEMETDLRPPARTAAIAALFGLRTWSLDVLVHTPAEARRLSQQPTSFLSRIQAEGVVLHERR; translated from the coding sequence ATGGACCGCACCCATATTCAAACCGTCGCCGACACCATCGCCAAGGCTTTTGCCCCGAACCGGATTATCCTGTTCGGCAGCCATGCCCGTGGCGAGGCCGGACCGGAGAGCGACCTCGATTTGTATGTGGAGATGGAGACGGATTTGCGGCCGCCGGCCCGGACCGCCGCCATTGCCGCTCTTTTCGGACTGCGGACATGGTCGCTGGACGTGCTGGTCCACACACCGGCCGAGGCGCGGCGGCTTTCGCAACAGCCGACTTCGTTTCTCTCGCGCATCCAG
- a CDS encoding type II toxin-antitoxin system RelE family toxin → MAAIKHTAGRLSRGCWNRDLRAGLGGGVKAERPCPDASVAVRLFDLLHAPEASDTSALKNSPYRRADVGEYRIVYRVEDDVLLEPLIGKRNDGDVYKRLGRMG, encoded by the coding sequence ATGGCAGCAATCAAGCATACGGCGGGGCGGCTGTCCAGGGGGTGCTGGAACAGAGACCTGCGGGCGGGATTGGGCGGTGGGGTAAAGGCAGAACGGCCTTGTCCGGACGCTTCGGTGGCGGTGCGGCTGTTCGATCTGCTGCACGCCCCCGAGGCGTCGGACACCTCGGCGCTGAAAAATTCCCCCTACCGCCGGGCCGACGTCGGGGAGTATCGCATCGTCTACCGCGTTGAGGATGATGTGTTGCTGGAGCCGCTCATTGGGAAACGGAACGACGGGGATGTATATAAGCGGTTGGGGCGGATGGGGTGA
- a CDS encoding DUF2188 domain-containing protein gives MAKSTHVVPNSSRGGWDSKDSGNSRVSRHFDKKSETTDWAREHSSKIGSELVIHNKNGQIGQKDSHGNDDCPPRG, from the coding sequence ATGGCTAAAAGTACACATGTTGTCCCCAATTCCTCCCGCGGCGGTTGGGATTCCAAGGACAGCGGCAACTCCCGCGTCTCCCGTCACTTTGACAAGAAGAGCGAAACGACTGACTGGGCGCGGGAACACAGCAGCAAGATCGGCTCAGAACTTGTAATCCATAACAAAAACGGCCAGATCGGCCAGAAAGACAGTCATGGAAATGATGACTGTCCGCCCCGGGGCTAG
- a CDS encoding ribonucleoside triphosphate reductase produces MPKQIRKRDGCLETWSTQRIAQAILKALKASGVKDPLLATRLAGKVEGKLTELGNDVPEQEQVQDAVELVLMESRLYNVARRYIVYREKRRELREQKAAFLDIADVIDNYIAKTDWRVAENANMTHSFQGLMLHLSGTVQARYALGKYPEEARAAHEHGYFHIHDLSFGLAGYCAGWSLRDLLLEGFNLQGRSSAGPARHFDTALGQMVNFLGTLQNEWAGAQAFNNVDTYLAPFIRHDALTYREVRQAMQKFIFNLNTTSRWGGQSPFTNLTFDLAPPKHLAKEAVIIGGVLQDAVYGDFGPEMEMINRAFLEVMGEGDFDGRIFSFPIPTYNITAEFPWDGEIGRLLLELTAKYGAPYFQNFINSDLSPEDVRSMCCRLQMDLRQLRTKVGGLFGAGDLTGSVGVVTLNLPKLAFLAQGEEDFLDLVGEYAELAKDALEFKRKMISDNLERGLFPWTKRYLTNGFKGHFSTIGLVGGHEACLNLLGKGIETEAGVRLMTRMLEHLRTLTAGFQEETGNLYNLEATPAEGTSYRLAKIDKSLYADIKASGNGTPYYTNSTTLPVGLSRDVFAALEHQNKLQPLYTGGTVFHTYLGEAVADVEALKSFIVKAFTLTKIPYLSITPTFSICKTHGYIKGEHFECPDCGAASEVFTRIVGYYRPVSLWNKGKQAEYEERLTYGEIC; encoded by the coding sequence ATGCCTAAGCAGATTCGCAAACGCGACGGTTGTCTGGAAACGTGGAGCACCCAGCGCATTGCCCAGGCCATCTTGAAAGCCCTCAAGGCCAGCGGCGTCAAGGACCCGCTTTTAGCCACCCGGCTGGCCGGCAAGGTGGAGGGCAAGCTGACGGAACTGGGCAACGACGTGCCCGAGCAGGAACAGGTCCAGGATGCCGTGGAACTGGTGCTCATGGAATCGCGGCTGTACAATGTGGCCCGGCGCTACATCGTCTACCGGGAAAAACGCCGGGAGCTGCGCGAGCAAAAGGCCGCCTTCCTGGACATCGCCGACGTCATCGACAACTACATTGCCAAGACCGACTGGCGGGTGGCGGAAAACGCCAACATGACCCACAGTTTCCAGGGCCTCATGCTCCATCTCTCGGGCACGGTCCAGGCCCGCTACGCCCTGGGCAAATATCCCGAAGAGGCCCGGGCCGCCCACGAGCACGGCTATTTCCACATCCACGACCTGTCCTTCGGGCTGGCCGGCTATTGCGCCGGCTGGAGCCTGCGCGATCTGCTGCTCGAAGGCTTCAATCTCCAGGGCCGTTCCAGCGCCGGCCCGGCCCGCCACTTCGACACCGCTCTAGGCCAGATGGTCAATTTCCTGGGCACGCTGCAAAACGAATGGGCCGGAGCCCAGGCCTTCAACAACGTCGATACCTACCTGGCCCCGTTTATCCGCCACGATGCGCTCACCTACCGCGAAGTGCGCCAGGCCATGCAAAAATTCATCTTCAACCTCAACACCACCTCGCGCTGGGGCGGGCAAAGCCCATTTACCAACCTCACCTTTGATCTGGCCCCGCCCAAGCATCTGGCCAAGGAGGCCGTCATCATCGGCGGCGTGCTGCAGGACGCGGTCTACGGCGACTTCGGGCCGGAAATGGAGATGATCAACCGGGCCTTTTTGGAGGTCATGGGCGAGGGGGATTTTGACGGCCGCATTTTCTCGTTTCCCATCCCCACCTACAACATCACGGCCGAGTTTCCCTGGGACGGCGAAATCGGCCGGCTGCTGCTGGAATTGACCGCCAAGTACGGCGCGCCCTATTTCCAGAACTTCATCAATTCCGATCTGTCGCCCGAGGACGTGCGCTCCATGTGCTGCCGGTTGCAGATGGATTTGCGCCAGTTGCGCACCAAGGTGGGCGGACTTTTCGGGGCCGGCGACCTGACCGGATCGGTCGGCGTGGTGACGCTCAATCTGCCCAAGCTGGCCTTTCTGGCCCAGGGCGAGGAAGACTTCCTCGATCTCGTTGGCGAGTATGCCGAGCTGGCCAAGGACGCCCTGGAATTCAAGCGCAAGATGATCAGCGACAACCTGGAGCGCGGCCTTTTCCCTTGGACCAAGCGCTACCTGACCAACGGCTTCAAGGGCCATTTCTCCACCATCGGGCTGGTCGGCGGGCACGAAGCCTGCTTAAACCTCCTGGGCAAGGGCATCGAGACCGAGGCCGGGGTGCGGCTCATGACCCGGATGCTTGAACATCTGCGCACGCTGACCGCCGGCTTTCAGGAAGAAACGGGCAACCTCTACAATCTCGAAGCCACCCCGGCCGAGGGCACCAGCTACCGTCTGGCCAAGATCGACAAGTCGCTCTACGCCGATATCAAAGCCTCGGGCAACGGCACGCCGTACTACACCAATTCCACCACCCTGCCGGTCGGGCTGTCGCGCGACGTGTTCGCCGCCCTGGAGCATCAAAACAAGCTCCAGCCGCTCTACACCGGCGGCACGGTGTTCCACACCTATTTAGGCGAAGCCGTGGCCGATGTGGAGGCGCTCAAGTCGTTTATCGTCAAGGCCTTTACCCTGACGAAAATCCCCTACCTGTCGATTACGCCGACGTTTTCCATCTGCAAGACCCACGGCTACATCAAAGGCGAGCACTTCGAGTGCCCGGACTGCGGCGCCGCCTCGGAAGTGTTCACCCGCATCGTGGGGTATTATCGCCCGGTGTCGCTGTGGAACAAAGGCAAGCAGGCGGAATACGAGGAACGGTTGACGTATGGGGAGATTTGCTAA
- a CDS encoding anaerobic ribonucleoside-triphosphate reductase activating protein encodes MTYLSAWTLVRGIEPMSLCDWPGRLCAVLFFGGCNLRCPHCHNAALAWSAQAGPLVAEKDVRRFVATHRRWLDGLVITGGEPTLTPGLVDLAVGLAASGLPVKVDSNGLRPDVLAALLAGHPDVHLAVDVKAPFASYPLVTGNRVDAATARHSLEQVFALAQAHPGRIRFRTTRVPELSEADLREIASLLPAGHALTLQPFRPIASHGKEREHA; translated from the coding sequence ATGACCTACTTATCCGCCTGGACGCTCGTGCGCGGCATCGAGCCCATGTCCTTGTGCGATTGGCCGGGACGCCTCTGCGCCGTGCTCTTTTTCGGCGGCTGCAACCTGCGCTGTCCCCATTGTCACAACGCCGCCCTGGCCTGGTCGGCCCAGGCCGGACCGCTCGTGGCCGAGAAAGACGTGCGCCGGTTCGTGGCCACCCATAGGCGCTGGCTCGACGGGCTGGTCATCACCGGCGGCGAACCCACCCTGACCCCGGGGCTGGTCGATCTGGCCGTCGGCCTTGCCGCCTCGGGCCTGCCGGTCAAGGTCGATTCCAACGGGCTGCGTCCGGACGTCCTGGCCGCGCTGTTAGCCGGCCACCCGGACGTGCATCTGGCCGTGGACGTCAAAGCCCCCTTTGCCAGCTATCCGCTCGTTACCGGCAACCGCGTCGATGCCGCCACGGCCCGCCACAGCCTGGAGCAGGTCTTTGCCCTGGCCCAGGCCCATCCCGGGCGCATCCGGTTTCGCACCACCCGCGTGCCCGAGCTGTCCGAAGCCGACCTCCGGGAGATCGCCTCGCTGCTGCCGGCCGGACACGCGCTCACGCTCCAACCGTTCAGACCGATTGCCAGCCATGGGAAGGAGAGGGAACATGCCTAA